From the genome of Abyssicoccus albus, one region includes:
- the xseB gene encoding exodeoxyribonuclease VII small subunit, giving the protein MTNQNELNELNELTFEDMIRELKSINDQLSSDEISLDKAMELYERGVKLSNESKKRLQEAEYKVEELKKGQTELSNE; this is encoded by the coding sequence ATGACAAATCAAAATGAATTAAATGAATTAAATGAATTAACATTTGAAGATATGATTAGGGAGTTAAAATCAATCAATGACCAACTTTCATCAGATGAAATTAGTTTAGATAAGGCAATGGAATTATATGAACGCGGAGTTAAACTATCAAATGAATCAAAGAAGAGACTACAGGAAGCTGAATATAAAGTGGAAGAGTTGAAAAAGGGTCAAACGGAGTTATCGAATGAATAG
- the xseA gene encoding exodeoxyribonuclease VII large subunit: MDQYLTVTALSRYIEHKFDHDPHLQQVYVKGELTSVKHHNSGNIYAQLKDQEGQNVININVFRNAKERIEFAPKDGDEVLILGRVNVYSPHSKYNIIVNQMSLSGEGILMQKLEALKKKFESLGYFDEKHKKPIPRLPEHIVVVTSSTGSVIQDINRTLSRRYPLVKVTLINTLVQGSKAAKQLVEHVKIADRLAADIVIVARGGGSMEDLWCFNDEQLAKTIFEMNTPVITAIGHETDQTLVDFVSDRTTSTPTAAAEVASKDKEEIFNYLKFCEDNFNYYMNQKLYQYNESVNNLTQHPFLKNPSALYEKKIMQRDEQETLLNNLIRDSIRQITAKYETSIEQINVSNLTRKIEQRKYLLYDMIEKRNNLVNSSVTFSKHQLKEQMITLHNVSPLKIIDRGFTLTEKGNQVVKDASMIKQDDHIKTTFRDGFVLSQVYEVNHNDKSK, encoded by the coding sequence ATGGACCAATACTTAACTGTAACAGCATTAAGTAGATATATTGAGCATAAATTTGATCATGATCCGCACTTGCAACAAGTATATGTAAAAGGTGAATTGACTTCAGTGAAGCATCACAATAGTGGAAATATTTACGCCCAATTAAAAGATCAAGAAGGACAAAATGTGATCAATATTAATGTCTTTAGGAATGCAAAAGAGCGTATTGAATTCGCACCAAAGGATGGAGACGAAGTATTAATATTAGGGCGTGTAAATGTTTATTCGCCGCATAGTAAATACAATATTATTGTTAATCAAATGAGTTTGAGCGGTGAAGGGATTTTAATGCAAAAGTTAGAAGCATTAAAGAAAAAGTTTGAATCCCTTGGTTACTTCGACGAAAAACATAAAAAGCCGATCCCACGATTGCCTGAACATATAGTTGTCGTAACAAGCTCTACAGGTTCTGTAATTCAAGATATCAATAGAACTTTGTCAAGACGATATCCACTAGTTAAAGTGACTTTAATTAATACATTGGTTCAAGGCTCTAAAGCTGCTAAACAATTGGTTGAACACGTTAAAATTGCTGACCGATTAGCAGCAGATATTGTTATCGTTGCTCGTGGCGGTGGTTCCATGGAAGATTTATGGTGCTTTAACGATGAACAACTTGCTAAAACCATTTTTGAAATGAATACGCCTGTAATTACAGCAATAGGACACGAAACGGATCAAACGTTAGTAGATTTTGTATCGGATCGAACGACATCAACACCAACTGCGGCAGCAGAAGTTGCATCGAAAGATAAAGAGGAAATTTTTAACTATTTGAAGTTTTGTGAAGATAATTTTAACTATTATATGAATCAAAAGTTGTATCAATATAATGAATCAGTTAATAACTTAACTCAACATCCGTTCTTAAAAAATCCAAGTGCATTATATGAAAAGAAAATTATGCAAAGAGATGAACAAGAAACATTATTAAATAATTTGATAAGAGACTCTATAAGGCAGATAACTGCAAAATACGAAACTAGTATCGAACAAATCAACGTATCAAATTTAACCCGAAAAATTGAACAAAGAAAATATTTACTTTACGATATGATTGAGAAACGAAATAATCTGGTTAATTCATCGGTTACTTTTTCTAAACATCAATTAAAAGAACAAATGATCACTTTACACAATGTGAGTCCCTTAAAGATTATCGACCGTGGGTTCACATTGACTGAAAAAGGTAACCAAGTCGTAAAAGATGCTAGCATGATTAAACAAGATGATCATATTAAAACTACATTTAGAGACGGTTTTGTATTGAGTCAAGTATACGAGGTGAATCATAATGACAAATCAAAATGA
- the nusB gene encoding transcription antitermination factor NusB has product MSRRKDREAALKVLFQIENKTLAINKNTAYEVLELKYDSFSGQIVEGVIEHEEELVSYITPHLKNWTYDRLNKIDKVLLKMASYEITYKDTPIKVIVDEYVELSKMYSDDDQYKFIHGVISKLNQDKEK; this is encoded by the coding sequence ATGAGTAGAAGAAAAGACAGAGAAGCAGCATTAAAAGTTTTATTTCAAATAGAAAATAAAACTTTAGCAATTAATAAAAATACTGCATATGAAGTGTTGGAATTAAAATATGATAGTTTTAGTGGACAAATTGTAGAAGGTGTCATAGAACATGAAGAAGAGCTAGTGTCATATATAACGCCTCACTTAAAAAATTGGACGTATGATCGATTGAATAAAATTGATAAAGTACTACTCAAGATGGCAAGCTATGAAATTACGTATAAAGATACACCTATTAAAGTCATCGTTGATGAATACGTCGAACTTTCAAAAATGTATAGTGATGATGATCAGTACAAGTTTATTCACGGTGTGATTAGTAAGTTAAATCAAGATAAAGAAAAGTAA
- a CDS encoding Asp23/Gls24 family envelope stress response protein, which produces MLLQQDNTELGHIKISMEVLEFIASHAAKEIKNIRLENNFASGNFEKLGKKYRGRGIRIEQHEDSVSVDAFVSVKKDINISKKASEIQSTIKSSMKHMTGIEVKEVNVHILYVQLKK; this is translated from the coding sequence GTGTTGTTACAACAGGATAATACTGAGCTTGGACATATTAAAATTTCTATGGAAGTGCTTGAATTTATTGCAAGTCATGCAGCCAAAGAAATCAAAAATATTCGCTTAGAAAATAACTTCGCCTCTGGAAACTTTGAAAAACTTGGGAAAAAGTACCGAGGCCGTGGCATTAGGATTGAACAACATGAAGACTCAGTGAGTGTTGATGCTTTTGTCAGTGTAAAAAAGGATATTAATATTTCAAAAAAAGCGAGTGAAATACAGTCGACCATCAAGTCATCAATGAAACATATGACAGGTATCGAGGTTAAAGAAGTAAATGTACACATACTATATGTTCAACTAAAGAAATAA